Proteins from a genomic interval of Fusarium oxysporum Fo47 chromosome I, complete sequence:
- a CDS encoding major facilitator superfamily domain-containing protein, protein MTEKTLQTDEPNGETMFKPINTLRREPTRSEMQDLEIIASAGASFRPGDIPPPPDGGIEAWTQVAMGWIVIFATWGYVNSFGSFQAHYTSTLPQSPFQISWIGSIQVWFTFFGSAFSGRLLDAGFWIPTFLVGAGLQLIGIFMMSLSTSYWHLMITQGVVTGIGGGIIFAPSLALVATYFEKRRGIAIGLVTTGNSLGGTVYPLVVRALLPSIGMPWTARVLGFINLAGFILVAIFMRPRLPPRQTGPIIDWSAFRDTLYVSYVGGLFFFVWSVYYTFYYLASFGQQEVGMSFADSSLITTIINAVGLPTRVLIPVLADRIGPLNTIAPAALCVAIVAYTWVAVHDVAGVYIFSIFYGIASGAFQSLMPTGVASITTRLDTIGTRMGMCFSLVSFAGLSGPPIGGLLQDRSLTGAHIWAALSSTLCAVLLVLARVLKVGWKVKTRC, encoded by the exons ATGACTGAAAAAACACTCCAAACTGATGAGCCCAATGGCGAGACCATGTT CAAACCAATCAATACTTTACGTCGTGAACCGACGAGGTCAGAGATGCAAGATCTCGAAATTATCGCCTCAGCTGGTGCATCTTTCCGACCCGGCGACATCCCGCCTCCCCCCGACGGCGGCATCGAAGCATGGACACAGGTAGCAATGGGCTGGATCGTCATCTTCGCAACATGGGGCTACGTCAACTCGTTTGGAAGTTTCCAAGCCCACTACACCTCCACACTCCCCCAATCACCTTTCCAAATCTCCTGGATTGGGTCGATCCAAGTATGGTTTACATTCTTTGGGAGTGCATTCTCTGGAAGGTTGCTAGATGCTGGGTTTTGGATTCCCACGTTCCTTGTTGGTGCGGGGCTGCAGCTCATCGGGATTttcatgatgagcttgtcgaCTTCTTATTGGCATCTTATGATCACACAGGGTGTTGTCACTGGTATTGGCGGGGGTATTATCTTTGCGCCGtcgttggcgttggtggCGACATATTTTGAGAAAAGGAGAGGTATTGCTATTGGGCTGGTGACTACCGGGAATTCTCTCGGTGGTACTGTTTATCCTCTTGTTGTTCGAGCGCTTCTTCCCAGCATCGGTATGCCGTGGACTGCGAGGGTGCTGGGATTCATTAATCTGGCTGGATTTATCCTCGTGGCCATTTTCATGAGGCCAAGACTTCCGCCGCGACAGACTGGACCTATTATCGATTGGAGTGCGTTCAGGGATACTCTTTATGTGTCTTATGTGGGCGGGCTGTTCTTCTTTGTGTGGTCTGTGTATTACACTTTCTACTAC CTGGCATCCTTTGGCCAACAAGAAGTCGGAATGTCATTCGCTGATTCAtccctcatcaccaccataATCAACGCCGTCGGCCTTCCAACCCGAGTCCTAATCCCCGTTCTCGCCGACAGAATCGGCCCATTGAACACCATCGCACCAGCAGCTCTTTGCGTCGCCATAGTTGCATATACATGGGTTGCAGTTCACGACGTTGCCGGTGTTTacatcttctccatcttctaCGGCATTGCATCTGGCGCTTTCCAAAGTCTCATGCCCACTGGAGTCGCCAGTATCACGACGAGGCTAGATACAATCGGTACGAGAATGGGCATGTGTTTCAGTCTCGTCTCTTTTGCGGGTTTGTCTGGACCGCCTATTGGGGGGTTATTGCAGGATCGAAGTCTCACTGGGGCTCATATCTGGGCTGCGCTTTCGAGTACACTCTGCGCGGTGCTATTGGTGCTCGCGAGAGTTTTGAAGGTTGGTTGGAAGGTAAAGACTAGATGTTAG
- a CDS encoding uncharacterized protein (bacterial protein of unknown function-domain containing protein), translating to MALAGSHFGGQWGSFAIAGDSFNLSMTDHVIRTQADLGELDEFYNIGMAPRRYQALTTYHKSEQDLLSEIDFEHLDQEGKVDYIMLNTYHTRQLNNLDLQKASKEKYDPLLPFADDLIGILEARQDVDPMKAKETAGLLNNITKSIAKVQTKVQDDGFNVTETTGYLASKAVANLLDLLGEWFTFYSTYDPLFDFWVTTPWQAANTSLTSYLDVVQTKLAGMNQKDGEDAIVGEPIGRKGLEVELEAEMIPYTPEELIKIGNQEFAWCEKEMIKQSEALGYGKEWKKALEHVKNDYVDPGKQTEFVRNLVVEGSLFVTERDLVTIPPLAISTWRMTMISAEQQKVSPFFLGGPVIQVSYPVSSMEHDLKLMVMRGNNKHFAHATAFHEMFPGHRLQLYMADRYNSHRKEIFDTPFFVEGWALYWEFLFYSRDDFHKSPENRIGALWWRMHRCLRIIFSLKFHLGEMTAQEAVDLLVERINHERSTAEGEVRRSVEGTYSPLYQAGYMLGALQLWKLREMAVDGGKMTQKEYHDAILKTGGLPIEMRDGSSMTSIKHYSI from the exons ATGGCATTAGCAGGGAGTCACTTTGGTGGCCAATGGGGCTCATTCGCTATCGCAGGAGACTCTTTCAACTTGTCCATGACAGACCATGTCATCCGAACACAGGCGGACCTCGGTGAACTCGATGAGTTCTACAACATTGGCATGGCCCCGCGCCGGTATCAGGCCCTGACGACATATCACAAGAGCGAACAGGATCTTCTTAGCGAAATTGACTTTGAGCATCTCGATCAGGAAGGCAAAGTGGACTATATTATGCTCAACACGTACCATACACGTCAACTCAACAATCTGGATCTTCAGAAAGCCTCGAAAGAGAAATATGATCCCCTGCTACCGTTTGCGGATGATCTTATTGGGATACTTGAGGCGCGCCAGGATGTCGATCCTATGAAGGCAAAAGAAACAGCTGGTTTGCTGAATAACATCACCAAATCTATCGCCAAAGTACAGACAAAGGTGCAAGATGATGGTTTCAATGTCACGGAAACAACGGGATATCTCGCGAGTAAAGCCGTCGCcaaccttcttgatcttttggGCGAATGGTTCACATTTTACTCAACATATGATCCCCTGTTTGACTTCTGGGTTACAACGCCTTGGCAGGCGGCGAATACCTCTCTTACAAGCTATCTTGACGTCGTTCAGACAAAACTGGCCGGGATGAATCAAAAGGACGGAGAAGACGCCATTGTTGGGGAGCCAATCGGGCGCAAAGGACTGGAAGTCGAACTCGAAGCCGAGATGATTCCCTACACGCCTGAGGAGCTCATCAAGATTGGCAACCAAGAATTCGCATGGTGCGAAAAGGAAATGATCAAACAATCCGAAGCTCTCGGCTACGGCAAGGAATGGAAGAAAGCCCTTGAACACGTCAAAAACGACTACGTTGATCCCGGCAAGCAAACAGAATTTGTTCGCAACTTGGTCGTTGAAGGAAGTCTCTTCGTCACAGAGCGCGATCTCGTCACCATTCCCCCTTTGGCAATCTCAACGTGGCGCATGACGATGATCAGTGCAGAACAACAGAAAGTTTCGCCCTTCTTCCTAGGCGGTCCGGTTATTCAAGTTTCCTATCCGGTTTCATCAATGGAGCATGATCTTAAACTCATGGTCATGCGAGGAAACAACAAGCACTTCGCTCATGCGACGGCTTTCCATGAAATGTTCCCTGGCCACAGACTGCAGCTCTACATGGCCGATCGGTATAACTCTCATAGGAAAGAAATTTTCGATACCCCCTTCTTTGTGGAAGGTTGGGCATTGTACTGGGAGTTCCTATTCTACTCTCGAGATGACTTCCATAAGTCTCCTGAAAATAGGATCGGTGCACTTTGGTGGCGCATGCATCGCTGTTTGAGGATTATTTTCTCGTTGAAGTTTCACTTAGGTGAGATGACGGCTCAAGAGGCTGTTGATCTGCTCGTTGAGAGGATCAATCACGAGAGGAGTACGGCTGAGGGCGAGGTCAGACGATCTGTCGAGGGGACATACTCGCCGCTTTATCAAGCTGGGTATATGCTTGGTGCGCTTCAGCTTTGGAAGTTGAGAGAGatggctgttgatggtgggAAGATGACGCAGAAGGAGTATCATGATGCTATTTTGAAGACTGGTGGGTTGCCGATTGAGATG CGGGATGGAAGTTCTATGACTTCAATTAAGCATTATTCTATCTAG